Part of the Natranaerovirga pectinivora genome is shown below.
TAGGTATGTTTTTAATGCTTTTTATACCTAAAGGATTATTAACAGTACTTGCAATATTAGGGTTGATTTATATAGGGTATAGATTTATCACGGATTGTTAATAGTAATGGCAATACTAGGATTAATTTATATAAAGTATCAATAGATCGATGAAATGAATAATAAAAAAATAGAACCCCATAGGGTTCTATTTAAGCGCGAACAACGTTTCCTGACTTTAAGCATTGTGTGCAAACACTGATTTTTTTTGGTGCACCATTAATAACTGCTTTAACTTTTTTAATGTTAGGTTTCCACATTTTATTTGATTTTTTATTTGAATGGCTTACCTTATGACCAAAGTGAACGCTTTTTTCACATATTGAACATTTTGCCATAACCGCACCTCCTTCGCCTGCTGTCTTCGCAACAAATCAATTTTAACAGATATTATATAAGAATGCAAGTACAACATAAAAAATCTATTAAATATAGAAAAAATACCCATGAGCAAGGAGTAGTAAAGGTTTTTCTAAGTAGTATTTTGAAAATCAAAGAAAAAAGTGTTTTTTAATTACAATTAAGATGGTATAATATAGATAAAATTTGTGCCTATGTATATTAACTGTTATATAATGGTAAAATTACTTTCATAAAAAGAACTGGAGGTATGTAGAATGAAAGGAAGAATGGCGACAAATATTGGAGACATTATTGTTGATAATGAGGTAATCTCAAAGTATGCAGGATTAGCTGCAGTAGAATGTTATGGTATCGTTGGTATGGCTATGATTACAGTCAAAGAAGGTATCGTTAAACTTCTTAAAAGAGAAAGTCTTGGAAAAGGTGTTAAGGTAAATGTTATTGATAATCGAATTGAAATAGATTTTCATGTTATTGTTGAATATGGAATTAAAATATCAGCTGTTGCAGATAATTTAATTAGTACTGTAAAATATAAAGTTGAGAAATTCACAGGAATGGAAGTTTCAAAAATTAATATCTTTGTAGAAGGTGTTAGAGTAGACTAATCTTAAAACTGAATGGAGGGCAATGATGTGTTAATCAATAAAGTAGATGCAAAGACACTTCAAAAAATATTTATTGCGGGAGCAAAATATCTAGAATCAAAAAAAGAATTTGTCAATGAAATGAACGTATTCCCAGTTCCAGATGGAGATACTGGGACAAATATGTCTCTAACAATTCTTTCAGCAGCTAAGGAAGTTAATGGTCTTGTTGATGTGAATATGAAGTCCGTTGCAAAAGCTATATCTTCTGGTTCTCTTAGAGGGGCAAGAGGAAATTCAGGTGTTATTTTATCTCAGTTATTTAGAGGTTTTTCAAAAGAAATAAGTGAACATGAATTCATTGATACAACAATTATGGCTAATGCATTTCAACAAGGTGTTGAAACAGCCTATAAAGCTGTTATGAAGCCAAAAGAAGGAACCATTCTTACAGTAGCAAGAGGTATTGCTGACAAAGCTACTGAATTGGCAGAGCATAATGATGATATTATTTATGTTCTAAAAGAGACACTTGCTTATGGCGAGGAAGTTTTAAATCAAACTCCTGATATGTTACCAGTATTAAAACAAGCAGGTGTAGTAGATGCTGGTGGACAGGGATTATTATATATATTAATTGGTGCCTACGAAGTTTTAAATGGAAAAGAAGTAAATTATGTGGTGGAAGAATCTCTTACAAAAGAAACAAGTACTGTAACATTAAAAGTTGATGAGGATATTGAATTTGGTTACTGTACTGAATTTATTATAAATTTAACTCAAGAAAACAATGGAACAATTGATTCTGACTTAAAAGCGTACTTATCTTCTATAGGGGATTCAATTGTAGTGGTTTCTGATGATGATATGATTAAAGTGCATGTACATACGAATGATCCTGGAAATGCACTTCAAAAAGGATTATCATTTGGTGCATTAAATAATATAAAAATTGATAATATGAGAGAACAACATAGTGCTTTAGTCGTTGATGAGAAATTATTAGAAGAAAGTGATTCTAAAGTGAGTGCATTAGAAATTCCAAAGGAAAGAAAAGAATCTGGTTTTATAGTGGTTTCTATTGGAGAAGGATTAAATGAAATATTTAAAGGATTAGGTGTTGACTACATCATCGAAGGTGGTCAAACAATGAATCCAAGTACAGAGGATATGCTTAATGCTATTAGTAAAATTGAGGCAGATAACATATTTATATTACCAAATAATAAAAACATCATTCTTGCGGCACAACAAGCTCAGGAATTAGTAGAGGACAAAAAAGTTTTTGTTATCCCTACAAAAACAATACCTCAAGGAATCAATGCCATTATCAATTATGAATATGGGAAAACACCAGAAGAAAATGAGAAAAAAATGAATAATAGCGTTGGACTGGTTAAAACGGGTCAATTAACTTATGCTGTTAGAGACACTCAGATTGAGGACAAAGAAATTAAACAAGGTGATTTGCTAGGTATAGGTGATGGAAAAATATTAGTGGTAGGGAAAGAAATAAATGATTCAACGAAAGAATTATTAGAAATGCTCATAGATGAAGACTCTGAATTAATAAGCGTTTACTATGGCCAAGATGTAAAAGAAGAGGATGTTGAAGAATTAAGAGAATACATTGAAGGAACCCATGAAGAATGTGATGTAGAAATACATTATGGCGGGCAACCCCTTTATTATTACATTATTTCTGTTGAATAAAAAAGTTAAACACTGAATCACTTAGTAAAAGTGTTCAGTGTTTTTTAGTGATAAGCCCTACTTTTGAATATATAAAAGTATTCTTTTAAAAAAGAGGTGAGGATAATGGAGACAAATTTGTCGATTTCGGTTTTAAAAGGTGTAGGTGAAAAAACGAAAACATATTTAAACAAATTAGGGATAGTTACAATTGATGATTTGTTGCATAACTATCCAAGAAGTTATGAAAGCTTTTCTAAGCCTTTAAAAATAAAAGATATGGTATTAGATGAAATGAATTCTATTGAAGGCAGTATCTGTGCTTCAATTAACCAATTGGCTAAAAATAAAATCAAAATAACAAAAACAAAGGTTAAAGATGATACAGGATTAATCAATATCATATGGTTTAATCAATTGTATATAAAAAA
Proteins encoded:
- the rpmB gene encoding 50S ribosomal protein L28; the protein is MAKCSICEKSVHFGHKVSHSNKKSNKMWKPNIKKVKAVINGAPKKISVCTQCLKSGNVVRA
- a CDS encoding Asp23/Gls24 family envelope stress response protein — translated: MKGRMATNIGDIIVDNEVISKYAGLAAVECYGIVGMAMITVKEGIVKLLKRESLGKGVKVNVIDNRIEIDFHVIVEYGIKISAVADNLISTVKYKVEKFTGMEVSKINIFVEGVRVD
- a CDS encoding DAK2 domain-containing protein, with amino-acid sequence MLINKVDAKTLQKIFIAGAKYLESKKEFVNEMNVFPVPDGDTGTNMSLTILSAAKEVNGLVDVNMKSVAKAISSGSLRGARGNSGVILSQLFRGFSKEISEHEFIDTTIMANAFQQGVETAYKAVMKPKEGTILTVARGIADKATELAEHNDDIIYVLKETLAYGEEVLNQTPDMLPVLKQAGVVDAGGQGLLYILIGAYEVLNGKEVNYVVEESLTKETSTVTLKVDEDIEFGYCTEFIINLTQENNGTIDSDLKAYLSSIGDSIVVVSDDDMIKVHVHTNDPGNALQKGLSFGALNNIKIDNMREQHSALVVDEKLLEESDSKVSALEIPKERKESGFIVVSIGEGLNEIFKGLGVDYIIEGGQTMNPSTEDMLNAISKIEADNIFILPNNKNIILAAQQAQELVEDKKVFVIPTKTIPQGINAIINYEYGKTPEENEKKMNNSVGLVKTGQLTYAVRDTQIEDKEIKQGDLLGIGDGKILVVGKEINDSTKELLEMLIDEDSELISVYYGQDVKEEDVEELREYIEGTHEECDVEIHYGGQPLYYYIISVE